A genomic segment from Triticum dicoccoides isolate Atlit2015 ecotype Zavitan chromosome 1A, WEW_v2.0, whole genome shotgun sequence encodes:
- the LOC119294821 gene encoding berberine bridge enzyme-like 27 produces MARTPRTTILHHLVLTLCILSGQNTPSLASTAAIDEFLGCLSADIPSRLIQTPATPSSYSALLLSTARNLRYILPDTSKPLGIIAATEHAHVQTTVRCGRRHGVRVRVRSGGHDYEGLSYASVHLHKHNEPFAVLDLATLRAIHVDPACAEAWVESGATLGELYYAVGAASRLLGFPAGSCPTVGIGGHLSGGGFGSLARKYGLSADNVLDALVVDADGRLMNRSSMGEDLFWAIRGGGGESFGVVLSWKVRLVPVPETVTVFSIVRSRNQSAIELITKWQEMAPVSPQELYLRVLVLNQQANFQALFLGRCGDLHRLMQDRFPELGMTEQNCREVSWVQSTVFFGFSATSIPLVQLLNRSSNPRYYLKVKSDHVQEPIPRDVWESIWTAWLEKPEAALLMLDPYGGLMSSISPSETPFPHRQGNLYQLQYYSFWYENGTAVAEKRMSWVRGLHMEMEPYVSKNPRAVYVNYRDLDLGTNELDGDVTSYEKARVSWGNKYFKGNFKRLAAVKTMVDPHDFFRNEQSIPPLPAAKMIP; encoded by the coding sequence ATGGCAAGGACACCGAGGACGACAATTTTACACCACCTTGTCCTAACCCTCTGCATCCTCTCAGGTCAAAACACGCCCTCTTTAGCTTCCACTGCTGCGATCGATGAATTCCTTGGCTGCCTCTCCGCGGACATCCCGTCTCGCCTCATCCAGACCCCTGCAACCCCGTCGTCCTACTCTGCCCTCCTGCTCTCCACCGCCCGGAACCTCCGCTACATCCTGCCGGACACCTCCAAGCCTCTAGGGATCATCGCCGCCACCGAGCACGCCCATGTGCAGACCACCGTGCGCTGCGGCCGCCGCCACGGCGTCCGCGTCCGCGTGCGCAGCGGCGGCCACGACTACGAGGGCCTCTCCTACGCCTCCGTCCACCTCCACAAGCACAACGAGCCCTTCGCGGTGCTGGACCTCGCCACTCTCCGGGCGATCCACGTCGACCCGGCATGTGCTGAGGCGTGGGTCGAGTccggcgccacccttggcgagctcTACTACGCCGTCGGCGCCGCAAGCCGCTTGCTCGGGTTCCCGGCGGGCTCGTGCCCCACCGTGGGCATCGGTGGCCACCTGAGCGGCGGCGGGTTCGGCTCGCTGGCACGCAAGTACGGCCTCTCTGCCGATAACGTCCTCGACGCCCTCGTGGTGGACGCCGACGGAAGGCTGATGAACAGGAGCAGCATGGGGGAGGACCTCTTCTGGGCTATCCGTGGCGGAGGCGGCGAGAGCTTCGGCGTCGTGCTGTCGTGGAAGGTGCGGCTAGTACCCGTGCCGGAGACCGTCACGGTGTTCAGCATTGTCCGGTCAAGGAACCAATCCGCCATCGAATTGATTACCAAATGGCAAGAGATGGCGCCGGTTTCACCGCAAGAACTGTACCTCCGCGTGCTCGTGCTGAACCAGCAGGCTAATTTCCAGGCGCTGTTTCTTGGCCGGTGCGGCGACCTCCATCGGCTCATGCAAGATCGCTTCCCTGAGCTTGGAATGACGGAGCAAAACTGCCGGGAGGTGAGCTGGGTCCAGTCCACGGTCTTCTTTGGCTTCTCCGCGACGTCCATACCACTGGTGCAGCTCCTCAACAGGAGCAGCAATCCGCGCTACTATCTCAAGGTCAAGTCCGACCACGTGCAAGAGCCCATTCCAAGGGACGTGTGGGAGAGCATATGGACGGCGTGGCTCGAGAAGCCCGAGGCGGCGCTGCTCATGCTGGACCCTTACGGTGGCTTGATGAGCAGCATCTCGCCATCGGAAACGCCGTTCCCGCACCGGCAGGGGAACCTTTACCAGCTCCAGTACTACTCCTTCTGGTACGAGAATGGGACGGCAGTAGCGGAGAAGCGAATGAGCTGGGTCAGGGGACTGCACATGGAGATGGAGCCTTACGTGTCCAAGAACCCAAGGGCTGTGTATGTCAACTACAGGGACCTTGACCTGGGGACGAATGAGTTGGACGGTGACGTGACGAGCTATGAGAAGGCTAGAGTCAGCTGGGGAAACAAGTATTTCAAAGGAAATTTTAAGAGGTTGGCAGCCGTGAAGACCATGGTGGATCCCCATGATTTCTTCAGGAATGAGCAGAGCATCCCTCCTCTTCCCGCTGCGAAAATGATACCGTAG